One window from the genome of Hoplias malabaricus isolate fHopMal1 chromosome X2, fHopMal1.hap1, whole genome shotgun sequence encodes:
- the LOC136676528 gene encoding guanylate cyclase soluble subunit beta-2-like, whose product MAKSTLPRESGNLRLQYGFINTCLRTLVVERFGEETWENLRSLAQVQDNFMTYEIYDDVITLRLVQEACKMLDVTSEVVLKLFGEYFFSFCKMSGYDTMLRTLGGNLIEFIENLDALHSYLALSYQEMNAPSFRVERTNDGRTMLHYYSDRKGLHQIVPGIIEAVAKDFFGSKVTMTILEQPEEEERTGKKEHVIFLMTQINEGAKTEVHPKNVPEPKKVAQKVMLDNIPHSFYPSYPRRLWIEEKAFCNSFPFHIVFDQNLVVKQTGVNIQKFVLGLQKRGTRLDEHFTVVHPEVTLNIHSIKKFINSQFVLKAKREKLPEDLKNQAMLKLRGQMVWMESLRCMIYLCSPKLRSLQELEEQGMHLADIAPHDTTRDLILLNQQRLAEIELSNQLERKKEELRILSCNLEVEKKKTETLLYAMLPQHVANQLKEGKKVAAGEFKVCTILFSDVVTFTNICAACEPIQIVHMLNSMYSKFDRLTNVHDVYKVETIGDAYMVVGGVPIPKDTHAERVANFALGMRIAAREVTNPITGQSIQIRVGLHTGPVLAGVVGEKMPRYCLFGDTVNTASRMESHGVPDHIHLSPFTYRALKDKMFDICERGEIQVKGKGLMTTYFLLQNLQFSEEQIMGKGKETYVYRDDHQEEEHSLDNEIVEEKLDEDEQKSINEHSRCSSAHLSAEDVTSTDSVSPYYLADYSEPVENDLPTENINVNSRLCTLL is encoded by the exons ATGGCGAAAAGCACTCtccctagagagtctggcaatTTGAGACTACAG TATGGCTTCATTAATACATGTCTGAGGACACTTGTGGTTGAAAGGTTTGGAGAAGAGACATGGGAGAATCTAAG GTCATTGGCCCAGGTCCAAGACAACTTTATGACTTATGAAATTTACGATGATGTCATCACTCTCCGTCTGGTGCAAGAGGCTTGCAAAATGCTGG ATGTGACCTCCGAGGTGGTACTAAAGCTGTTTGGAGAATACTTCTTCAGCTTCTGTAAGATGTCTGGCTATGATACAATGTTGCGCACACTTGGTGGAAACTTGATAGAATTCATTGAAAATCTTGATGCCCTTCATAGTTACCTGGCATTATCCTATCAG GAGATGAACGCTCCTTCTTTCCGTGTGGAGCGAACGAATGATGGAAGGACAATGCTCCACTATTACTCAGACAGGAAAGGACTCCACCAAATAGTACCTG GCATAATCGAAGCAGTGGCAAAGGACTTCTTTGGTAGCAAAGTGACCATGACCATCCTGGAGCAGCCGGAGGAGGAGGAACGCACAGGGAAGAAAGAGCATGTTATTTTCCTCATGACACAGATAAACGAAGGGGCCAAGACAGAGGTCCACCCAAAGAATGTGCCCGAACCCAAAAAAGTTGCACAAAAGGTCATGTTAG aCAATATTCCACACTCTTTCTACCCCAGCTATCCGAGGAGACTGTGGATTGAGGAGAAAGCCTTTTGCAATTCTTTTCCCTTTCATATTGTCTTTGACCAAAAT CTTGTAGTAAAGCAGACTGGTGTGAACATTCAGAAGTTTGTACTGGGCCTGCAGAAGAGAGGGACACGATTGGATGAACACTTCACTGTGGTTCATCCTGAGGTCACCCTCAACATTCACAGTATCAAGAAGTTCATCAACAGCCAGTTTGTGCTGAAGGCTAAGAGGGAGAAACTTCCTGAGGACTTAAAAAATCAAGCCATGCTCAAGCTTCGAG GTCAGATGGTATGgatggagtctctccgttgtatGATATATCTGTGCTCGCCTAAGCTGCGTAGTTTGCAGGAGCTGGAGGAGCAAGGGATGCACCTGGCTGATATTGCTCCACATGACACTACCCGGGACCTCATCCTGCTTAACCAGCAGCGACTGGCTGAAATTGAACTCTCGAACCAGCTGGAGCGCAAGAAGGAAGAGCTGCGCATCCTCTCATGCAACCTTGAGGTggagaagaaaaagacagagacactGTTGTATGCCATGCTGCCACAGCATGTCGCTAACCAGCTGAAAGAGGGCAAGAAGGTAGCAGCAG GAGAGTTTAAGGTTTGCACCATTCTCTTCAGTGATGTGGTCACCTTCACTAATATCTGTGCAGCCTGTGAGCCCATCCAGATAGTCCACATGCTCAACTCAATGTACTCCAAGTTTGATCGCCTCACAAACGTCCATGATGTCTACAAG GTAGAGACAATTGGTGATGCCTATATGGTTGTTGGCGGTGTGCCGATCCCCAAGGACACCCACGCTGAACGAGTGGCAAACTTTGCCTTGGGTATGAGGATTGCTGCGAGGGAGGTGACCAATCCTATCACAGGGCAATCAATACAG ATCAGAGTAGGATTACACACAGGTCCTGTGCTTGCTGGTGTTGTGGGTGAAAAAATGCCCCGGTACTGCCTGTTTGGAGACACGGTCAACACAGCCTCTCGAATGGAGAGTCATGGAGTCCCAGATCACATACACCTGAGCCCTTTTACATACAG GGCTCTGAAGGATAAAATGTTTGACATTTGTGAAAGAGGGGAGATCCAGGTGAAAGGCAAAGGACTCATGACCACATACTTCCTGCTTCAGAACCTCCAGTTCTCTGAGGAGCAGATTATGGGCAAAGGGAAGGAGACGTATGTTTACAGAGACGATCACCAAGAAGAAGAACACAGCTTAGACA ATGAAATAGTGGAAGAGAAGCTTGATGAAGACGAGCAGAAATCTATCAATGAGCACAGCAGGTGCTCCTCTGCCCACCTCTCCGCTGAAGATGTCACTTCTACTGACTCAGTATCACCGTACTACTTGGCAGATTATTCAGAACCAGTGGAGAACGACCTTCCTACAGAAAACATCAACGTTAATTCCCGCTTGTGCACTCTGCTGTAG